A genome region from Panthera leo isolate Ple1 chromosome A2, P.leo_Ple1_pat1.1, whole genome shotgun sequence includes the following:
- the KCTD6 gene encoding BTB/POZ domain-containing protein KCTD6: MDNGDWGYMMTDPVTLNVGGHLYTTSLTTLTRYPDSMLGAMFGGDFPTARDPQGNYFIDRDGPLFRYVLNFLRTSELTLPLDFKEFDLLRKEADFYQIEPLIQCLNDPKPLYPMDTFEEVVELSSTRKLSKYSNPVAVIITQLTITTKVHSLLEGISNYFTKWNKHMMDTRDCQVSFTFGPCDYHQEVSLRVHLMEYITKQGFTIRNTRVHHMSERANENTVEHNWTFCRLARKTDD; encoded by the exons ATGGATAATGGAGACTGGGGCTATATG atgaCTGACCCAGTCACGTTAAATGTAGGTGGACACTTGTATACAACGTCTCTCACTACATTGACGCGTTACCCGGATTCTATGCTTGGAGCTATGTTTGGGGGGGACTTCCCCACAGCTCGGGACCCTCAAGGCAATTACTTCATTGACCGAGACGGACCTCTTTTCCGATATGTCCTCAATTTCTTAAGAACTTCAGAGTTGACCTTACCCCTGGATTTTAAGGAATTTGATCTGCTTCGGAAAGAAGCAGATTTTTATCAGATTGAGCCCCTGATTCAGTGTCTCAATGACCCTAAGCCTTTGTATCCTATGGATACTTTTGAAGAAGTTGTGGAGTTATCTAGTACTCGGAAGCTTTCTAAGTACTCCAATCCAGTAGCTGTCATCATAACTCAATTAACCATCACCACCAAGGTCCATTCCTTACTAGAAGGTATCTCAAACTATTTTACGAAGTGGAATAAGCACATGATGGACACCAGAGATTGCCAGGTTTCCTTTACTTTTGGACCCTGTGATTATCACCAGGAAGTTTCTCTCCGGGTCCATCTGATGGAATACATCACAAAACAAGGTTTCACGATCCGCAACACCCGAGTGCATCACATGAGTGAGCGGGCCAATGAGAACACAGTGGAGCACAACTGGACTTTCTGTCGGCTGGCCCGGAAGACCGATGACTGA